In a single window of the Arthrobacter sp. StoSoilA2 genome:
- a CDS encoding bile acid:sodium symporter family protein — MLEATNSQTVTSGAAAPVNPALAAEARIARIAVTVFPLLVVLAGVLGFLLPELFKPMGVAVPYLLGVIMFCMGLTLTPPDFASVARRPWAVALGIVAHYVIMPGAGWLIAVLLQLPPELAVGLILVGCAPSGTASNVMAFLAKGDVALSVAVASVSTLIAPVVTPALTLLLAGSFLHIDAGAMVLDIVKTVLLPVIAGLLARLFLSKLVAKVLPALPWASAVVISLIVAIVVAGSASKIVAAGAIVFLAVVLHNGFGLGLGYLAGKLGRLDDKARRALAFEVGMQNSGLAATLATAHFSPLAALPSAVFSLWHNISGAIVAAWLARRPLKD; from the coding sequence ATGCTTGAGGCAACGAATTCCCAGACAGTGACTTCAGGGGCCGCGGCTCCCGTCAACCCGGCTCTCGCCGCAGAGGCCAGGATCGCGCGGATAGCCGTGACGGTTTTCCCACTCCTGGTTGTGCTGGCTGGCGTCCTCGGATTCCTCCTTCCGGAACTCTTCAAGCCCATGGGCGTCGCCGTTCCTTATTTGCTGGGCGTCATCATGTTCTGCATGGGCCTCACGCTGACGCCGCCCGACTTCGCTTCTGTGGCGCGGCGTCCTTGGGCTGTGGCACTCGGCATCGTGGCGCACTATGTGATCATGCCCGGCGCGGGCTGGTTGATTGCCGTCCTGCTTCAGCTTCCGCCCGAGCTCGCCGTCGGCCTTATTCTTGTGGGCTGCGCACCGTCCGGTACGGCGTCCAACGTGATGGCGTTCCTGGCCAAAGGCGACGTCGCACTGTCGGTGGCTGTCGCCTCGGTTTCTACGTTGATCGCTCCCGTCGTCACGCCTGCCCTGACTCTCCTGCTGGCCGGTTCGTTCCTGCACATTGATGCTGGCGCCATGGTGCTGGATATCGTGAAGACCGTGCTGCTTCCGGTCATCGCAGGCCTGCTCGCCCGACTCTTCCTCTCGAAGCTCGTCGCGAAGGTGCTGCCGGCACTTCCCTGGGCGTCCGCCGTCGTGATTTCACTGATCGTGGCTATCGTCGTGGCCGGCAGCGCCAGCAAGATCGTTGCAGCCGGCGCCATCGTGTTCCTGGCAGTCGTCCTCCACAATGGCTTTGGGCTGGGCCTGGGTTATCTCGCCGGTAAACTGGGCCGCCTGGATGACAAAGCCCGCCGCGCCCTGGCATTCGAGGTTGGCATGCAGAACTCCGGCTTGGCCGCGACCCTTGCCACGGCGCACTTCAGTCCACTGGCCGCGCTGCCCTCCGCCGTCTTCTCTCTGTGGCACAACATCTCCGGCGCGATTGTAGCGGCATGGCTGGCTCGCCGCCCGCTGAAGGACTAG
- a CDS encoding SulP family inorganic anion transporter: MTPEQLMSLRVTFRSPRRLLTESLAGLVVALALIPEAIAFSIIAGVDPRVGLFASFTMGVVTALVGGRPAMISAATGAVALVIAPVMKEYGLDYLIATIILAGIFQIILAVLGVTRLMRFIPRSVMIGFVNALAILVFISQMPELFNVPWMVYPIVAVGLGMVFGLPRLTAAIPAPLVAIVVITLVTVLGHIDVPTVSDKGELPHSLPGFFLPNVPLDLETFRIIAPFALSMALVGLLESLLTAKLVDDITDTRSNKTRVSWGQGVANIVTGFLGGLGGCAVIGQTMINVKGSGARSRLSTFLAGVFLLVLVVVLGDVVGMIPMAALVAVMIFVSLITFNWHSVRPSTLKRLPKSETAVMLITVAAVVATHNLAVGVGVGVLTAMVLFARRVAHFATVERTELELNGETVATYTVDGELFFASSNDLYTQFDYAKDSSEGIDRVVIDLHASHLWDASTIAVLDSVTEKYRNHGREVEFIGLNEASVRMRERLAGKLND; the protein is encoded by the coding sequence ATGACTCCCGAGCAACTCATGTCACTGCGGGTGACTTTCCGCTCGCCCCGCCGCCTGCTGACGGAATCCCTGGCCGGACTGGTGGTTGCACTGGCGCTCATCCCGGAGGCCATCGCGTTCTCGATCATTGCGGGCGTCGATCCCAGGGTCGGGTTGTTCGCGTCCTTCACCATGGGCGTCGTGACGGCCCTTGTTGGTGGTCGACCAGCCATGATCTCTGCGGCGACAGGGGCTGTCGCCTTGGTCATCGCTCCCGTGATGAAGGAGTACGGACTCGACTACCTGATCGCCACGATCATCCTGGCGGGTATCTTCCAGATCATCCTCGCTGTCCTGGGTGTTACCCGGCTCATGCGCTTCATTCCGCGGTCGGTGATGATCGGCTTCGTGAACGCACTGGCAATTTTGGTGTTCATCTCGCAGATGCCCGAACTCTTCAATGTCCCTTGGATGGTCTATCCGATTGTTGCCGTGGGTCTCGGCATGGTCTTTGGCCTGCCTCGCCTGACCGCGGCCATTCCCGCACCCCTCGTGGCGATCGTGGTCATCACCCTGGTTACCGTTCTGGGGCACATCGACGTTCCAACGGTTAGCGACAAAGGCGAACTCCCCCACAGCCTGCCCGGGTTCTTCCTGCCCAATGTCCCGCTGGATCTGGAGACGTTCCGGATCATTGCGCCTTTCGCACTGTCCATGGCCCTTGTTGGCCTGCTGGAATCACTCCTGACAGCCAAGCTCGTGGACGACATCACGGACACACGATCAAATAAGACCCGCGTTTCCTGGGGCCAGGGAGTGGCGAACATCGTCACAGGTTTCCTTGGTGGGCTGGGTGGTTGCGCCGTGATCGGACAGACCATGATCAACGTCAAAGGATCCGGCGCGCGGAGCCGGCTTTCCACTTTTTTGGCGGGCGTCTTCCTGCTGGTCCTGGTGGTTGTCCTGGGCGACGTTGTGGGGATGATTCCCATGGCGGCCCTTGTTGCCGTGATGATCTTCGTTTCCCTGATTACCTTCAACTGGCACTCTGTTCGGCCATCCACCTTGAAGCGCCTGCCCAAATCGGAGACCGCCGTCATGCTGATCACTGTTGCCGCCGTTGTGGCGACGCACAATCTGGCGGTGGGTGTCGGCGTCGGCGTCTTGACCGCGATGGTGCTCTTTGCGCGGCGGGTGGCGCACTTCGCTACCGTCGAGAGGACGGAACTGGAACTCAACGGGGAAACCGTGGCCACCTACACGGTGGATGGCGAGCTCTTCTTCGCTTCGTCCAATGATCTGTACACCCAGTTCGACTACGCAAAAGATTCCTCGGAAGGCATAGATCGCGTGGTGATCGATCTTCACGCCTCGCACCTTTGGGACGCATCAACTATTGCGGTACTGGATTCCGTCACCGAGAAGTACCGGAATCACGGCCGCGAGGTGGAGTTCATTGGTCTGAACGAGGCAAGCGTTCGGATGCGCGAACGGCTCGCGGGAAAGCTGAACGACTGA
- a CDS encoding RelA/SpoT domain-containing protein produces MASNWDSLDQDQRDAVDANVALYERVRPALKRVTRDVLLTLRDMLNDAEVTPLFVTGRTKTVESFREKISRTDDPLEPGGPRVLKFPDPFRTLNDMVGIRVITKLPAENAAVANIIKRQRQLFDCRGDREKDIGSIESGTYGYSSRHLILRTIQNEAVKEYQHVFNPDMPANGSYFFECQIRTVFAHAWSEIEHDIRFKAEDPRAWTPHFDRQFTATAAMLETVESAFADLHERYEEVRSYWDLHGEGASPLTPNRVRDVWRTLLPHVDRKVDDDWGWAAELLAAHGLTKTVELAGLLSANRITEVRKALDHRYSPGPDRLLDDLLLWQYGTEHIDLTAEAPDVVPHPRRDSLQRRLKQIERYRQTAL; encoded by the coding sequence ATGGCAAGCAATTGGGACAGCCTGGACCAGGACCAGCGCGATGCAGTGGACGCGAACGTGGCGCTCTATGAGCGTGTTCGCCCTGCCCTGAAGCGGGTCACGCGGGATGTGCTGCTGACCCTAAGGGACATGCTCAACGACGCCGAGGTCACTCCCCTGTTTGTTACCGGACGGACCAAAACAGTGGAATCGTTCCGCGAAAAAATCTCACGCACGGATGATCCTCTGGAGCCGGGCGGCCCACGTGTACTCAAATTCCCGGACCCTTTCCGCACCTTGAATGACATGGTGGGCATCCGAGTCATCACCAAATTGCCTGCCGAGAACGCAGCCGTAGCCAACATCATCAAGCGGCAGCGCCAGCTCTTCGACTGCCGTGGAGACCGCGAGAAGGACATCGGTTCCATCGAATCGGGCACGTACGGATACTCCAGCCGGCACCTCATCCTGCGAACCATCCAGAATGAGGCCGTCAAGGAGTATCAGCATGTCTTCAACCCGGACATGCCTGCCAACGGCAGCTACTTCTTCGAGTGCCAGATCCGCACGGTCTTTGCGCACGCCTGGAGCGAGATCGAGCACGATATCCGGTTCAAGGCGGAGGATCCGCGTGCATGGACCCCGCATTTCGACCGCCAGTTCACAGCCACTGCGGCCATGTTGGAAACCGTGGAAAGTGCCTTCGCGGACCTCCATGAGCGGTACGAAGAGGTCAGAAGCTATTGGGACCTGCACGGCGAGGGTGCTTCCCCGCTGACTCCCAACCGCGTCCGGGACGTCTGGCGTACGCTCCTGCCTCACGTTGACCGTAAAGTTGATGACGACTGGGGGTGGGCTGCCGAACTCCTGGCCGCCCACGGACTCACCAAAACCGTGGAACTTGCGGGGCTCCTTAGCGCCAACCGGATCACGGAGGTCCGCAAAGCCCTGGATCACCGCTACTCCCCGGGCCCCGACCGCCTCCTGGATGACCTCCTGCTGTGGCAGTACGGAACCGAACACATTGACCTCACCGCTGAGGCGCCCGACGTCGTTCCGCACCCGCGGCGCGATAGCCTCCAGCGGCGTCTGAAGCAGATTGAGCGTTACCGCCAGACTGCACTGTAA
- a CDS encoding alpha/beta hydrolase encodes MLRHKYSYGEHPSQWGELFIPEPNNGNHRGASAVKGGVAVVIHGGYWRSQYGAELGEPLARDLAAHGITAWNLEYRRAGNGGGWPHTFEDILAGIDHLAEIAGKHELHLGKVVALGHSAGGHLAVWAAGRQRLSAIGTPDADRQLVRAPEDNAVHLTGVVSQSGLLNLAAAEKLNLSNGAVCNLMGGDSARYPKRHKYADPMSSLPIDVPVFAVHATDDEDVPVSQSEAYVAAATAAGSAAQLLRVPGDHFDLIDPKAVAYKKCRELVQRLLS; translated from the coding sequence ATGTTGCGGCACAAGTACAGCTACGGCGAACACCCCAGTCAATGGGGCGAACTCTTCATACCTGAACCGAACAACGGAAACCATCGCGGCGCGTCAGCCGTCAAGGGTGGTGTCGCGGTGGTGATCCACGGCGGCTACTGGCGCTCACAGTACGGCGCCGAGCTCGGCGAGCCCCTGGCCCGCGACCTCGCGGCGCATGGAATTACCGCCTGGAACCTTGAATACCGGCGGGCCGGCAACGGCGGTGGTTGGCCCCATACATTCGAAGACATCCTGGCCGGCATTGACCATCTCGCCGAAATCGCCGGAAAGCACGAGCTCCACCTTGGCAAGGTAGTGGCCTTGGGCCACTCCGCCGGCGGTCACCTGGCTGTGTGGGCCGCCGGACGGCAGCGCCTCTCGGCCATCGGAACGCCCGACGCCGACCGTCAACTGGTGCGTGCACCGGAGGATAATGCCGTCCACCTGACGGGCGTCGTCAGTCAGTCCGGCTTGCTGAACCTGGCTGCCGCCGAAAAACTGAACCTCAGCAACGGTGCCGTCTGCAACCTCATGGGCGGCGATTCTGCCAGATACCCCAAAAGGCATAAATACGCGGACCCCATGAGTTCCCTGCCTATTGATGTTCCGGTTTTCGCCGTTCACGCTACCGACGACGAGGACGTTCCGGTCAGCCAGTCCGAGGCCTACGTCGCCGCGGCAACAGCAGCCGGCAGCGCAGCGCAATTGCTGCGTGTCCCCGGGGATCACTTCGATCTCATAGATCCAAAGGCCGTGGCTTACAAGAAATGCCGCGAATTGGTACAACGCCTGCTCTCCTGA
- a CDS encoding carbohydrate kinase: MLTVIGEALVDVVQRPSGIEAHVGGSPLNVAVGLARLDHPVQFIGRFGQDAYGDSVAAHLRSSSVMVPLPPDGKPTSIATAVIDDDGAATYAFDLTWDLPGLGERLPLMLQGATLLHTGSIATALEPGAADVLAAVEHAHPSSTISFDPNCRPSIITDRDYARRQAERFVVLSDVVKASDEDLEWLYPGIDPLESARRWLSLGGTEGPALVVVTRGARGPWGITAIGETQVPAPSVTVVDTVGAGDSFMAGLLSAIVDRGLDGAQNRGALRAMPAEILAAIMDHATRAAAVTVSRAGANPPTRAELNHRAVAS; the protein is encoded by the coding sequence ATGCTGACTGTGATTGGCGAGGCCTTGGTTGACGTTGTGCAGCGCCCCAGCGGAATCGAGGCGCACGTTGGCGGCAGTCCGCTCAACGTAGCCGTTGGCTTGGCGCGTTTGGATCACCCCGTGCAGTTCATCGGGCGTTTTGGCCAGGACGCGTACGGCGATTCCGTTGCGGCGCACCTGCGGTCCAGTTCCGTGATGGTCCCCCTTCCGCCCGACGGCAAACCCACGAGCATAGCCACGGCAGTGATCGACGACGACGGCGCCGCCACCTACGCCTTCGATCTCACCTGGGATTTGCCGGGCCTCGGCGAGCGGTTGCCGCTCATGCTGCAGGGAGCCACCTTGCTGCATACGGGTTCAATAGCCACGGCTTTGGAGCCCGGTGCCGCGGACGTGCTTGCCGCCGTCGAGCATGCCCACCCGAGCAGCACCATCAGCTTCGATCCCAACTGCCGACCCAGCATCATTACCGATCGCGATTACGCACGGCGGCAGGCTGAACGCTTTGTGGTGCTCTCCGACGTCGTGAAGGCTTCCGACGAAGATCTTGAATGGCTCTATCCGGGCATTGATCCGCTGGAATCGGCACGCCGTTGGTTGTCACTGGGAGGTACGGAAGGACCCGCGCTGGTGGTGGTGACGCGGGGCGCGCGTGGTCCGTGGGGAATCACGGCCATCGGTGAGACCCAGGTCCCGGCGCCTAGCGTGACGGTGGTGGATACGGTTGGTGCCGGCGATTCGTTCATGGCGGGGCTGCTGTCAGCAATAGTGGACCGCGGGCTGGACGGTGCGCAAAACCGTGGGGCACTCAGAGCCATGCCGGCTGAAATACTCGCCGCCATCATGGATCATGCGACCCGTGCCGCCGCGGTCACGGTGTCCCGCGCCGGCGCCAATCCGCCCACACGGGCTGAGCTCAACCACCGGGCTGTTGCCAGCTAA
- a CDS encoding YbhB/YbcL family Raf kinase inhibitor-like protein: MQDHELQVASESFNDGDTLGPDQRSGILGAGGQDISPQLSWSGAPDGTRSFAVTMWDPDAPGPGGYWHWAVLNIPPEVSSLPAGSGGKGGHALPAGAFQLKNDGGRSGYVGAAPPRGHGPHRYVVAVHALDVEDLGIEKDSEARILASVLPAHTLARGTITGMFER, encoded by the coding sequence ATGCAAGACCATGAATTGCAGGTTGCGAGCGAGTCGTTCAACGACGGCGATACCCTCGGCCCCGATCAGCGGAGCGGGATTCTGGGTGCGGGCGGCCAAGACATATCTCCCCAGCTGAGCTGGAGCGGAGCTCCGGACGGAACCAGGAGTTTCGCGGTCACCATGTGGGATCCCGACGCTCCCGGCCCCGGGGGCTACTGGCATTGGGCCGTACTTAATATTCCTCCTGAGGTATCAAGCCTTCCAGCCGGTTCCGGGGGCAAGGGCGGCCACGCGTTGCCTGCCGGTGCGTTCCAGTTGAAGAACGACGGCGGCCGCAGCGGCTATGTTGGGGCGGCGCCTCCCAGAGGGCATGGACCGCATCGTTACGTAGTGGCTGTACATGCGCTGGACGTTGAGGACCTGGGCATCGAAAAGGATTCCGAGGCGCGCATACTTGCCTCAGTCCTTCCTGCGCATACGTTGGCGCGCGGAACCATCACTGGCATGTTCGAGCGTTAG
- a CDS encoding HAD family hydrolase produces the protein MRLVASDIDGTILGHDGKISDRTVKAFKACRDAGVELVFVTGRPPRWLYPLQEQLGHSGIVICSNGAVVWDLETEKPISSCTLDITSIFEARRIIKSLRPDALFAVETLTGFQLEPGFLENETSELLAEFTPAPLDQTLTADDAVVKFLAITRKGTPDEFLAEVQPAVAHLVSTTHSAPRTAMLEMSVPGINKAVTLAKYAASLGIDAADVVAFGDMPNDIEMLRWAGHGYAMASGHPEAILAAGQQAPHFDDDGVAQILEAKLTEQTV, from the coding sequence ATGCGCCTCGTAGCAAGTGATATTGACGGCACCATCCTCGGTCATGACGGCAAGATCAGTGATCGGACCGTCAAGGCATTCAAAGCATGCCGGGACGCCGGGGTGGAGCTTGTGTTCGTAACGGGCCGCCCGCCGCGTTGGCTATACCCGCTCCAGGAACAACTCGGGCACAGCGGTATCGTGATCTGTTCCAACGGCGCAGTGGTCTGGGATCTGGAAACCGAGAAGCCCATTTCTTCCTGCACATTGGATATCACCTCCATTTTTGAAGCGCGACGCATCATCAAGTCCCTGCGGCCGGATGCTTTGTTCGCCGTGGAAACGCTGACTGGTTTCCAACTGGAGCCGGGCTTCCTCGAGAACGAAACAAGCGAGCTGCTTGCGGAGTTCACCCCCGCACCGCTGGACCAGACGCTGACGGCGGATGACGCCGTCGTGAAGTTCCTCGCCATAACCCGCAAAGGCACCCCGGACGAATTCCTTGCCGAAGTTCAGCCTGCCGTGGCCCATCTGGTCAGCACGACGCACTCGGCACCGCGCACCGCAATGCTCGAGATGTCAGTGCCCGGCATCAACAAGGCCGTCACCCTCGCGAAGTACGCCGCGTCTCTGGGGATCGACGCCGCCGACGTCGTTGCGTTCGGGGATATGCCCAACGACATCGAGATGCTCCGCTGGGCCGGTCACGGCTACGCGATGGCCAGCGGGCACCCGGAAGCGATCCTCGCTGCGGGGCAGCAGGCGCCCCACTTCGACGACGACGGAGTGGCGCAGATCCTCGAGGCGAAACTTACGGAGCAAACGGTCTAG
- a CDS encoding isoprenylcysteine carboxylmethyltransferase family protein, whose translation MTQPPHGKRAGLQLLCRSYFAVQAAAGLSWWIAIFLSPVVREATLGSLDPVVVAAFDIPLFVIASALAAIGLKAAAAVATAWTGIVAIALGVYATVTTEAGSGVLIMIAAAACSLAALSILFLGGIPTAWIIQGPFAFRSATGRRTTTNVGATIGQMILFWGFFLAVIPLALTFLEERWEVSLPFPQMAAPVGALLLTFASALGVASALTMSWLGAGTPLPSAMPNRLVIAGPYRWIRNPMAVAGITQGAAVGLILGSWLVVAYAVLGSLLWNYAVRPLEEADLEERFGAEFIRYRESVRCWIPRV comes from the coding sequence GTGACGCAGCCACCCCACGGCAAGAGAGCGGGCTTGCAGCTGTTGTGCCGAAGCTATTTTGCCGTGCAGGCAGCCGCCGGTCTTTCGTGGTGGATCGCCATCTTCCTGTCACCCGTGGTGCGGGAAGCAACCCTCGGTAGCCTCGATCCCGTCGTTGTCGCGGCCTTTGACATTCCACTTTTCGTCATCGCCTCCGCCCTTGCCGCAATCGGATTAAAGGCCGCCGCAGCGGTGGCCACTGCTTGGACGGGAATCGTCGCCATTGCCCTCGGTGTCTACGCCACGGTGACAACTGAAGCAGGATCGGGCGTTCTGATCATGATTGCCGCTGCCGCTTGTTCCCTGGCCGCCCTCAGCATCCTCTTCCTGGGCGGGATACCCACGGCTTGGATCATCCAAGGGCCCTTCGCATTCCGCTCAGCCACTGGCCGTCGCACCACAACAAACGTGGGAGCAACGATCGGCCAAATGATCCTCTTCTGGGGATTTTTCCTGGCTGTGATCCCCTTGGCCCTGACGTTCCTCGAAGAGCGATGGGAAGTGTCCCTGCCATTTCCGCAGATGGCCGCGCCCGTCGGAGCGCTGCTTCTGACGTTCGCAAGTGCGCTCGGCGTGGCCTCCGCCCTGACCATGTCCTGGCTCGGAGCTGGCACCCCGTTGCCCTCAGCCATGCCCAACCGCTTGGTCATCGCCGGACCGTATCGCTGGATTCGCAATCCCATGGCTGTTGCGGGCATTACCCAAGGTGCCGCGGTTGGCCTCATCCTCGGGTCCTGGCTGGTAGTCGCCTACGCCGTTCTCGGCTCACTGCTGTGGAACTATGCCGTCCGGCCGCTGGAGGAAGCCGATCTCGAAGAGCGGTTTGGTGCAGAGTTCATCAGATACCGCGAGTCGGTGCGGTGCTGGATCCCTCGTGTTTGA
- a CDS encoding SDR family oxidoreductase encodes MTVLIAGCGDLGTEAGLRFADLGHEVTGLRRSPEKLPAEIQGIRADLARGVPVIPADVTIVVVAVAADSSTEEAYRAAYIDGLRNILDALDRDSVEPERILFVSSTAVYKDSDGAVVDETTPTEPTRFSGKVLVEAENMLLARTRGTGTQPIILRLGGIYGPGRTRLIDQVRSGQAVIPARPRHTNRVHRDDAAAMIVHLTTMDQDPDPVYVGVDDHAAEMGDVMRFLALEMGNAEPPMASEDQHGGPGDKRCSNQRLRETGFEFAFPTYVEGYRAVLAGQGVRHP; translated from the coding sequence ATGACTGTATTGATTGCCGGATGCGGCGACCTTGGAACCGAAGCCGGACTGCGTTTCGCAGACCTGGGCCATGAGGTGACCGGGCTCAGACGCTCGCCGGAAAAGCTCCCCGCGGAGATCCAGGGCATTCGCGCGGACCTCGCACGTGGAGTCCCGGTCATCCCGGCAGATGTGACCATTGTCGTGGTCGCAGTGGCCGCCGATTCTTCCACCGAGGAAGCATACCGGGCGGCGTACATAGACGGCCTCCGAAATATTCTGGACGCTTTGGATCGTGATTCTGTTGAACCGGAACGCATCTTGTTCGTCTCCTCCACTGCCGTCTATAAGGACTCCGACGGAGCGGTGGTGGACGAGACCACACCCACCGAGCCCACGCGTTTCAGCGGCAAAGTGCTGGTGGAGGCTGAAAATATGTTGCTTGCCCGCACCCGGGGAACGGGAACTCAACCCATCATCCTTCGGCTCGGCGGCATTTACGGGCCGGGACGAACGCGACTGATCGACCAAGTCCGGTCAGGGCAAGCCGTGATTCCGGCGCGGCCCCGGCACACCAACCGTGTTCACAGGGATGACGCCGCGGCCATGATCGTGCACCTCACCACGATGGATCAGGACCCGGATCCGGTCTACGTAGGCGTGGACGACCACGCGGCCGAGATGGGCGACGTCATGCGGTTTCTTGCTTTGGAAATGGGGAACGCGGAACCACCAATGGCGTCGGAAGACCAACACGGCGGCCCCGGGGACAAGCGCTGCTCCAACCAGAGGCTTCGCGAAACTGGCTTCGAGTTCGCCTTCCCCACTTACGTTGAGGGCTACCGCGCCGTGCTGGCTGGCCAGGGTGTACGCCACCCGTGA